One segment of Carassius auratus strain Wakin chromosome 2, ASM336829v1, whole genome shotgun sequence DNA contains the following:
- the LOC113040181 gene encoding supervillin-like has protein sequence MDPGKFNFTLRLFQLSSPSGEFVAQEFFNPSRAADLVCSLPFLQEDLYSAPQPALFLVDNYHEAYLWQGWWPQDTESTGSALIRWNSDRKCAMETVLQYCREKNEKKPQKSYLIHAGLEPLTFTNMFPSWEHREDIAEITEREAEVCNQIILVEDIFGLCQSIYQNKYYPLETLQTRPLPHGVDPLKLEMYLTDEDFERVLDIKREEFDALPGWKQVNLKKAKGLF, from the exons ACCCTGGCAAGTTTAACTTCACACTGCGTCTGTTCCAGCTCAGTAGTCCTTCGGGTGAGTTTGTGGCGCAGGAGTTTTTCAACCCGTCCAGAGCTGCAGACCTTGTTTGTTCCCTGCCGTTCCTGCAGGAGGATCTGTACTCTGCCCCTCAGCCAG CTCTGTTCCTGGTGGATAACTATCATGAAGCTTACCTGTGGCAGGGCTGGTGGCCGCAGGATACTGAGAGTACCGGTTCTGCCCTCATCCGCTGGAACTCAGACAGGAAGTGCGCTATGGAAACTGTGTTGCAGTACTGCAGAG aaaagaatgagaagaagCCTCAGAAGTCATATTTGATCCATGCTGGATTGGAGCCTCTGACCTTCACAAACATGTTCCCCAGCTGGGAGCACAGAGAGGACATTGCTGAAATCACAGAGAGG gaggcaGAGGTGTGTAACCAGATCATTCTGGTGGAGGATATTTTTGGTCTCTGTCAGAGCATTtatcaaa acaaatattatccTCTAGAAACACTGCAAACCCGTCCCCTTCCCCACGGCGTCGACCCGCTGAAACTGGAGATGTACCTGACCGACGAGGACTTTGAG AGAGTATTAGACATAAAGAGAGAAGAGTTTGACGCTCTGCCTGGATGGAAGCAAGTGAACCTAAAAAAAGCCAAAGGACTCTTTTAA